A region from the Bactrocera dorsalis isolate Fly_Bdor chromosome 1, ASM2337382v1, whole genome shotgun sequence genome encodes:
- the LOC105232352 gene encoding uncharacterized protein LOC105232352 — protein MFGLLGSSQIYGLQQVHEYGNNNRANSDNNISNRTHTSNNNNDSTNNSSHKQRRSTSSHTESGSKFFASLSSMQQGIKSPTNFIEKFIKNELLSGYDSIKNYKNFQTTTSGSNSTFFTSHNGTASTQARAATPGCVGGGGEGGDILSAESLLTTFNCLQGSYRSNCDGEFYEPVNVTAQRKQAANSSIATTGTTTTTATPEADMTIKYSKNLLANTPDEQSPATLQNYQKLSECEQDLLLTPSSGASSGEFNSDANGSGSGSGQTTTPVNSLYKRLSFGGRANKNSTDNTATGTTTVATNENVSDYSLSNNSSASSTLSSKTTSVSLKSIDLQRTSSASSSGDCAQPCERRKTSPTANTAELSTDATSALQLTPERVQRRKLIAMISHYEQQTKLLQRELAKEKRRRGEELACVAKSLLCFESKLKKDMKAVNQRLFEKDVEICRLVQQNRALRKRLTKYTEAEGENARDEGVVEDGEPETEGEVEGEEERSGKTKEAVLERRTASPAAYSDQQLLEDCLVLEALQCINCKKQFYDIDLNEGWTQNTSKDGTRKSVDHTTEHGSSSDDTVSSSFYGARRSVRYTSKRTSGTFRDYMRSRAMNIDDPALDNNSEENTSTISRDDSQTSYEKLNMYSRTIERMHGVKGESERESEQSGMESTVRPASRLSCKSSLSSKSSNSSCSKHSAKAPTPQIEEDDGIFSPTQDDDFEEPEEVGGRSIKIVMRRSTEFSEASPKQVYETSTDDWYASASDQEEITTTAVVPKSYANGAVNPVLECVNQILLQQSMEEPVAERNNQTTAQTLQVNYSNATSTANLPRRSSLSGRRSSRSNSRSSDGQPSRNGTLTRKRVHFSTKNSMVHVPRNDEHDEEDEDANDDDTTQDTQDTNEAMISSLAQYHPMSYYPQAAQQAASAKAAAVAAGTIARGGMLAEVSEHERLETLNYESIYSNEYEPIGSEHNSSNLYVDMESATKTAALNATSTTAVVDTKVPKTPPALPPKPANLLKFKKSLQQLDELPDEHLHQEGHAVVEPDYCSISEVNMGITSVQIVADIHKAPESEADLESNSALEAPISELDVEVSTVASDETFAVSQKTDEIDEIFADVPKLPNVAAIIAPKQTKMPQQQPTQKHNLPSPDYLVMSPKVETPNMKLQNAHNATILNTATATKQQITSNNLDGTPKAIAKSTVNTPIKSPNRPDNSALKLHLHTPSPLQYKRKHMPNILAEINKRMSLPSSPTTPTARLSFATPAKTVAANKSPLQLGVSTPSNMPIQAEFDWYNLDAEYGKTASQQPELHKVSDSLNNGTMLAGIHEDGESLVTAADEYNLDEEFSLISDKPEELNADNSEQDNESAEEKSEISVVDTTKPLPTNIKLSTQRAEPKKLDNVAALNAAICEAVNFPMFGESSPLVALSPGIANNHAKAKKIKKNLANFEKFIEGSGLSTKPLPSKRKIYFAGPFV, from the exons ATGTTTGGCCTATTGGGCTCCTCACAAATCTATGGATTACAGCAAGTGCATGAGTACGGCAACAACAATCGCGccaacagcgacaacaacatAAGCAATAGAACAcacacaagcaacaacaacaacgacagcacAAATAACAGCAGTCACAAGCAACGTCGTTCCACATCGAGTCACACGGAGAGCGGCAGCAAATTCTTCGCCTCACTCAGTTCCATGCAACAGGGCATTAAATCGCCaacgaatttcattgaaaaattcattaaaaacgaATTGCTCAGCGGCTACGACAGCATAAAGAACtataaaaactttcaaactACCACAAGTGGCTCGAACAGCACCTTCTTCACCAGTCACAACGGCACCGCGTCGACACAAGCACGCGCCGCGACACCTGGTTGCGTCGGTGGTGGTGGCGAAGGTGGCGACATTTTGAGCGCCGAGAGCCTGCTGACCACTTTCAATTGCCTGCAGGGCAGCTATCGCAGCAACTGTGATGGTGAGTTCTACGAGCCGGTGAATGTGACCGCACAGCGCAAGCAAGCAGCGAATAGCTCTATAGCAACAACTGGAACGACAACGACAACAGCAACGCCGGAAGCGGATATGACGATCAAGTACTCGAAGAACTTGCTCGCGAACACGCCAGACGAACAGTCGCCCGCCACGCTGCAGAACTATCAGAAGTTGTCCGAATGCGAGCAAGACTTGCTGTTGACGCCGTCGAGTGGCGCGAGTTCGGGCGAATTTAACAGCGATGCGAACGGCAGCGGCAGTGGCAGCGGTCAGACGACAACGCCGGTGAATAGTTTGTACAAGCGCTTGTCGTTTGGTGGGCGCGCGAACAAGAATTCGACGGATAATACGGCGACGGGGACGACGACAGTGGCGACAAATGAAAAT GTTTCCGACTACTCCTTGTCGAACAACTCGTCCGCCTCATCGACACTCTCCTCGAAGACCACTTCGGTGTCACTGAAATCCATCGACCTGCAACGCACATCATCCGCCTCGTCGTCCGGCGATTGCGCACAGCCGTGCGAACGTCGAAAAACATCGCCAACCGCCAATACAGCTGAATTAAGCACGGATGCCACCAGCGCACTTCAGCTAACGCCGGAGCGCGTGCAACGACGCAAGCTCATCGCAATGATCTCACACTATGAACAACAGACGAAGCTGTTGCAACGCGAACTGGCCAAGGAGAAGCGACGCCGCGGCGAAGAGCTCGCCTGCGTAGCGAAATCGCTGCTGTGCTTCGAGTCGAAACTGAAAAAGGATATGAAGGCCGTCAATCAGCGACTCTTCGAGAAGGACGTGGAAATCTGTCGTTTGGTGCAACAAAATCGCGCATTGCGTAAACGACTGACCAAATACACCGAAGCGGAGGGTGAGAATGCGCGTGACGAAGGTGTGGTTGAGGATGGCGAACCGGAGACAGAGGGTGAGGTGGAGGGGGAGGAAGAGCGTAGCGGAAAAACGAAGGAAGCTGTGCTGGAGCGTCGTACTGCGTCGCCTGCGGCGTACAGCGACCAACAATTGCTGGAAGACTGTTTGGTACTCGAAGCTTTGCAATGCATTAATTGCAAGAAGCAATTCTATGACATTGATCTAAATGAGGGCTGGACACAGAATACGTCAAAGGATGGTACAAGAAAAAGTG TTGACCACACCACTGAGCACGGCTCATCGAGTGATGATACAGTCTCATCGTCGTTTTACGGAGCCCGGCGCAGTGTACGCTACACCAGCAAACGCACCTCCGGCACTTTCCGCGATTATATGCGCTCGCGTGCGATGAATATCGACGATCCGGCGTTGGATAACAATTCGGAGGAGAACACGAGCACAATCAGTCGCGATGACTCGCAAACCAGCTATGAAAAGCTCAATATGTATTCGCGCACCATCGAACGTATGCACGGCGTGAAGGGGGAAAGTGAGCGCGAGTCGGAGCAGAGCGGTATGGAGAGTACGGTACGACCGGCTTCACGACTGAGCTGCAAGAGTAGTCTTAGCAGTAAGAGCAGTAACAGCAGTTGCAGCAAGCATAGCGCCAAAGCACCGACACCGCAGATTGAAGAAGACGACGGCATATTTTCACCCACACAGGATGATGACTTCGAAGAACCAGAAGAAGTCGGTGGACGCAGTATTAAGATTGTGATGCGTCGCTCCACCGAGTTTTCCGAGGCTTCGCCGAAACAAGTCTATGAGACCTCCACCGACGATTGGTATGCTAGTGCCTCCGATCAAGAGGAAATCACAACAACTGCTGTGGTGCCCAAATCATATGCCAATGGTGCGGTCAACCCGGTGCTCGAATGCGTTAATCAAATACTATTGCAACAGTCCATGGAAGAGCCGGTAGCCGAGCGAAATAACCAAACGACAGCTCAAACCCTGCAGGTTAACTACAGCAATGCCACCTCCACCGCCAACTTGCCACGTCGCAGCTCACTGAGTGGACGACGTAGTTCACGTAGCAATAGCCGTTCCAGTGATGGGCAGCCGTCTCGTAATGGCACTTTGACACGGAAGCGTGTACATTTCTCGACCAAGAATAGCATGGTGCATGTGCCACGCAACGATGAGCATGACGAGGAGGACGAAGATGCCAATGACGACGACACTACACAGGACACGCAAGATACAAACGAAGCCATGATCTCAAGCCTAGCGCAATATCACCCAATGAGTTACTACCCACAAGCTGCACAGCAAGCAGCATCCGCTAAAGCAGCCGCCGTCGCAGCCGGCACCATTGCACGAGGCGGCATGCTTGCCGAAGTGAGCGAGCACGAACGTCTCGAAACGCTAAACTACGAGAGTATTTATAGCAACGAATACGAACCGATTGGATCCGAGCATAATTCCTCAAATCTTTATGTGGACATGGAGTCCGCAACCAAGACGGCCGCACTTAATGCTACAAGCACTACAGCAGTCGTAGACACAAAAGTACCAAAAACACCGCCAGCCTTGCCACCGAAGCCAGCAAATCTactgaagtttaaaaaatcacTACAACAACTCGATGAGTTGCCTGACGAGCATTTACACCAGGAAGGGCACGCCGTAGTTGAACCGGATTACTGCTCCATTTCGGAGGTGAACATGGGCATAACGAGTGTGCAAATAGTTGCCGACATACACAAGGCACCTGAATCGGAAGCTGATTTAGAGTCGAACTCCGCGCTTGAGGCGCCCATCTCCGAACTCGACGTCGAAGTATCGACAGTCGCCTCTGATGAGACATTCGCTGTCTCACAAAAGACTGATGAAATCGACGAGATCTTCGCCGATGTACCAAAGCTACCAAATGTGGCGGCCATTATAGCGCCAAAACAGACGAAAATGCCACAACAACAGCCGACACAAAAGCACAACTTGCCCTCCCCAGATTACCTGGTGATGTCGCCCAAAGTAGAGACGCCTAATATGAAGTTGCAAAATGCGCATAATGCGACCATATTAAATACGGCCACAGCCACAAAGCAACAGATCACCTCTAACAATTTGGATGGCACACCTAAGGCCATTGCCAAATCCACGGTGAACACACCCATAAAATCGCCCAATCGTCCGGATAATAGCGCGCTTAAACTGCACTTACACACACCCAGTCCACTGCAATACAAACGCAAACATATGCCGAACATACTCGCCGAAATCAATAAGCGCATGAGTTTACCCAGCTCACCAACAACACCTACGGCACGACTGAGCTTCGCCACTCCTGCCAAAACTGTGGCCGCAAACAAATCGCCGCTGCAGCTTGGCGTCAGCACTCCGTCGAATATGCCCATTCAGGCAGAGTTCGATTGGTACAATTTGGATGCCGAGTATGGCAAGACCGCCTCACAACAACCCGAATTACACAAGGTGAGCGACTCGCTCAACAACGGCACCATGCTCGCCGGCATACACGAAGATGGTGAAAGTTTGGTCACAGCAGCCGACGAATACAACTTGGATGAAGAGTTCTCGCTCATCAGTGATAAACCGGAGGAACTTAATGCCGACAACAGTGAGCAGGATAATGAGAGTGCAGAGGAGAAGAGTGAAATAAGTGTTGTGGATACGACGAAACCACTGCCAACAAATATTAAACTCTCAACACAACGTGCCGAGCCTAAAAAACTCGACAATGTCGCTGCTTTAAATGCTGCCATTTGTGAGGCCGTGAACTTTCCCATGTTCGGTGAAAGCTCGCCGCTAGTGGCGCTCTCGCCTGGGATTGCTAATAACCATGCCAAGGCAAAGAAAATTAAGAAGAATTTAGCCAACTTTGAGAAATTCATCGAGGGTTCCGGCTTGAGCACTAAGCCGCTACCGAGCAAGCGAAAAATCTACTTTGCTGGGCCATTTGTGTGA
- the LOC105232354 gene encoding zinc finger protein 558, with protein sequence MSRENIAEVCKNDVPKKEWQRWCRLCAKYDGHYFDIFVEELQPVSSQQHLDDTINKFFHIQIKPSDELPVLLCAECYTFINYMKNYADHVSKVQSMYHDLLGSPKTTITDIKDIYEKYGIFKLEPYVQHTLVETVNHIAPTAIEQIFVSDEPVLKIKDEEVEETPAIVKNLEAEIKIEYADPFARNASRNVEAHAETSEDSDSSASSNHTFSSETEYRVAKKKTVHMRSTNAKVSSNSTSAYDNDQNEGSYVCDICSQRFVQYRNYVWHMKNKHGTETPHQCTSCSSFFKYKKELQRHFRKMHAPKIYPCPHCERKFKRAKDAENHIKAEHEGEGSLICEECGESVRTKEKLLEHMAIHTGRGAFECKECGKCFARKFYLKRHAEIHGDKHVCGECGLELTTSKALKLHSRVHSNEMPYKCDYCGRRFKRTKNLKGHLITHTGLKPFSCDFCDKTFSTGSSCRYHKKHLHPKELAELEAAGVKAYTKNIPKIEVLKAITKATGKVKEAGDFSISDKRIKLPKLDAHLIDQC encoded by the exons ATGTCTAGAGAAAATATTGCCGAGGTGTGCAAAAACGATGTACCAAAAAAGGAATGGCAGCGTTGGTGTCGCTTATGCGCCAAATATGATGGCCactattttgatattttcgttgAGGAACTACAACCAGTGTCTTCTCAGCAACATCTTGACGATACCATAAACAAATTCTTTCATATACAA ATAAAACCAAGTGACGAGCTTCCAGTATTATTGTGTGCAGAATGCTACACTTTTATCAACTACATGAAAAATTATGCGGATCATGTTTCAAAGGTGCAATCAATGTATCATGATTTGCTGGGTTCACCTAAAACTACAATTACTGATATCAAAGACATATATGAGAAATATGGCATATTCAAATTGGAACCGTATGTGCAGCACACTTTAGTTGAAACGGTTAATCATATAGCGCCAACTGCAATCGAGCAAATATTCGTATCGGATGAgccagttttaaaaattaaagatgaaGAAGTGGAAGAAACGCCGGCAATAGTAAAAAATCTCGAAGCTGAAATCAAAATAGAATATGCAGATCCCTTCGCACGAAATGCCTCAAGAAATGTGGAAGCGCATGCTGAAACAAGTGAAGACAGTGACAGTAGTGCTAGTAGCAACCATACATTTTCTTCTGAAACTGAATATCGTGTAGCGAAAAAGAAAACGGTACATATGCGGAGCACAAATGCCAAAGTGAGTTCAAATAGTACTTCTGCCTACGATAATGACCAAAACGAGGGCAGTTACGTCTGTGATATCTGCAGCCAGCGGTTTGTTCAATACAGAAATTATGTATGGCATATGAAGAATAAACACGGAACAGAAACACCACACCAATGTACGAGCTGTTCAAGTTTCTTCAAATACAAAAAGGAGTTGCAACGACATTTTAGAAAAATGCACGCACCGAAGATTTATCCTTGTCCACATTGTgagcgaaaatttaaaagagccAAAGATGCCGAAAATCACATCAAAGCAGAGCACGAAGGTGAAGGTTCACTTATTTGTGAAGAGTGCGGCGAAAGTGTGCGGACGAAAGAGAAGCTGCTGGAACATATGGCCATACACACAGGTCGTGGCGCATTCGAGTGTAAAGAATGCGGCAAATGCTTTGCACGAAAATTCTATTTAAAG AGACACGCGGAAATTCATGGCGATAAACATGTTTGTGGGGAATGTGGTTTAGAACTGACGACGTCCAAAGCACTGAAATTACACAGTAGAGTGCATTCAAATGAAATGCCGTATAAATGTGATTATTGTGGACGTAGATTTAAACGTACAAAGAATTTGAAAGGTCACCTGATAACGCACACTGGTCTCAAGCCATTTTCCTGTGATTTCTGCGATAAAACATTTTCGACCGGTTCAAGCTGTCGTTATCACAAAAAGCACTTGCATCCAAAGGAACTAGCCGAGTTAGAGGCAGCAGGAGTGAAGgcatataccaaaaatataccCAAAATAGAAGTATTGAAGGCGAT CACAAAAGCGACTGGAAAAGTGAAGGAGGCAGGTGATTTTAGTATAAGCGATAAGCGCATAAAACTTCCAAAACTGGACGCGCATTTAATTGATCAGTGTTAA